The segment TAATCAAGCGGCACATGAACGCCGGCTCTATTTCTTGCAAAATCATCAAACGTGAGAAGCAAGTAACCAACTGAGACCACGGTTAGCAAGATACAGACGATGTCCCATGCGGTCGGCAATTTCCGTTGCTTATTTTTCTTTTTATTTGCTGGAAATAGTAGAAAGGTAAAGACTAACAAAAAGCCAAGATGCCATGCTCGTAACTTAATCGCTTCCAACACACCAAAGCTTGTCACATAAATTTGAAACAAAGACCAAATAATTGCAATAACTGTGATGACCTTAAGCATTGGTCCAACATAGGACCTAATGTTAGAATCTGAGTCAAGCTTTTTCACCAGTTCTTCTTGATTCACTTCAGTAATGTCTTGTTTTTTCTTAAAAATACTCAAGCATTTCCCCTCCCTCTAAGCTAAATTAGATCTTTTTCACAAACGCGCTCACACCATTTCGGATCCATAACCCTCTATGTGCATACGCGGCGACCTCATTCACCCTCACCAATCTCTCTTTTTAAACCAAAAAGTATAAAAACGCTTACATTGTATCCAATAAAAACTGGAATCTCACACTATATTTAAGTGACAAAACCCACTAACAATCGTTAATAGCGATCACAAAGGGTTCTACCTCCAATTAACATAAACACCATTTCAAAAGTAGTAAATGTATATTGGATACAAAATGAAGTTTACCACACGCCGCAACACGATGCAATAATATTCAGTAAATTCCCTCATTTTTTTGTTCTAAACTTAACAAAACCAGTGAAACAGTAAGTTTAAGGATCAATTCACATGAGATAACGTAAAAATAATTACATCTCTATCATTTCTAAAATCAATACCTTTTGTAAATTGGATCCAAAAAGAGTCACAGTAGAAAAAAGTGCGAGTAAGATAACTACTTTGCTCCTCATCCTTGCCAGCGCACTCCGTCCCCTTGTCCACAACAACCAAAAACGACCTGCTGCCACGCAACAAGTCGTTTTCTCACATATCTAAATATCTAATACCGTCGTTCATTTCTTTCACAAGATCACTTCGATTGTTGCGACACCCCTTGCTGCTTACGATTTTTCCTAACCAATAACATAAACAGAATCACAATAATCACTTCTAACAATAAGCCAAGTGTTGCCCACGTAAATGTGGAGAAATAAAACAACTCCCCCGTATTTCGAAAGAAAAGATTTGCACATAACGCTAATAATATTACGATGGGTACAAGCGTGAATTTAGACTTCTTTTTTGTAAGTAGTGCGACGGCACGTTTGATCCCATATAAGACAAGGGCCATTTTTGCAAACACCGTTGGAAAATAAAGCGCAACGAGCACTAAATCAAGGCGATCAAGAAACTCGGTTAAACGAATATGTTGCACTATACGGTACGTTGGGTACAGATTATAGCGAATCACTTCTGCACCGATGACAGCAATTGAAGATAGGATAAGCACAAAGAGTAAAAAGAGGCCAACCCCTGCCCCGAGTATGACAGAACGCTTCGCATCTTTAAACGGTTTTACCGTATGAATGATTAGTAGGATAGCAACAACTTCCCCTACCCAGGCAAACCCTATAAATGACGCTTGCAATAGCGACGGGATCGCTTCCAACTGTAAAGCCGGCTCAAAATTACTAAATTCAAATTCGTTAATTAGCGAAATAGGAATGAACACTATGACTGGAATAAAAACCAAAAAAATCACTTCAGTAAATCTTGCAATCACTTCTAAACCAGACCATGCAAGATACAGTACAGCTGCAATAATCAAGATACTAATCACAAACCTTGGCGTAAGTGGCAACAAGGTGGACATGACAAACGAAGAAATGATCCGAATGTCACGAATAAATAGATGTGCAAGCAATAAAATAAACGCCATCGCTATTAACTTCGTGATCCATGAGTTTGTATCCCAAATCGTTTGTATGTCTTTTAGTTTATTCATCCCAAAGAACGCAAGTTGAATGATAATGAATGCAAACACAAACAACACGACCGGAACAGCCCATGAATTTTGCATCGCAAGGTCAGCAAACGCTTGCGGAATATTAACAAGTGCCAGCGCAACAACCATATTCGCAGACATAAAGGCGACTTGAAGGTTTGAGATCTGCTTTTTCATTTTCCAACCACCAATTCTGTCCAGGCTCCAAACGTTGCCGATAACCATTCTATATAAACAAATAGCTTATCACCTGGAATAAGGTATAGTGAAACAATCGCAACAACTGCTGAAGTCGATAAATAAAGAACCTTCTCTCCTTGGTGTTTTTTAAACGATTTTCGCCCAAACAGATAGGTGATAAGTAATGACACCCATATAAATACTACTTCTATCATTGGCTGTTCACTCCTTTACACCAATCCCTTTACTCGTTAACCCAGTCGCTTGAACAGGCGATTCCACCGTGATTTCAATTTCAAGCTCAGGTAGTAATTCTCGCCAGTGCTCCTTCCATTCCTTCCATTTGTTAGGTTCACGACGCCTTAGTAACCAACCTAATCCAAACGTATCAATTCCTCTTGAAAGGGTCGCTGTAAAGATTTCATTAACATGACCCTCAATTTCTTCTTTTAATGCTTTTTCGACTGTATCAAACACACTTGGTTCCTCTAAGTTTAAATCGGATTGGTTTTCCAAGATCATTGCTTGTGTATCAATCGTCACTAAAAACTTCGGTTTATCATTTTCAATTTCGTAATCAATGGTTGCGGTCTGATCTTTCATCCAGATATTAAGGTAGTTTCTATCACCAACAGGTAACGTGACATAATTACCATGCATCAGTTCCATCATCCATGATACACCTTTACTCTCCTTTTCTGTTGTGATAAATTCAAGCTGATCTTCTTTAAAAATGCCCACTCGCTTAATTTGCACTTGCTCGGACCTAGCTTCCGGGTTCGGATTATTGTTTTCAGCAACATCAACAACGGGTAACATTGGGTCCATCCCGTCACGCTGAAAATCCTTTAAAAATTCACCAATCGACTGTTCATAGCGGGCGTTACCAATTTCGCGAATCGCCTCAGCACCGAGCTGTTCGAGCTCTGGGTTAACAGCTATTACATCAATCGCCTGGCCCTCAGTCATAAACACATTTGTCGTCAAGCGCCCTTCAATGTTGCGAGTAAGTACATCAAGTTTTTTCCCTAATCCTGCTTTAGCAGCATCTTTACCGAACAAAATGACACGGCGATGACCATAGCGCAAGCTACGAGACAACCGTTGCTGCAGGTCATCTTGGGCACGACGAACACTTTCTCCAACACCTGCATCGACATAAAATGGATCGCCTCCTGTTGTACCACCGCCGCCACCCTCACTACCGGCACCACCCATCGCACCAGGTAATGGGATTTGTTCACCGACGATAAATTTTCCACTTTCAAGGCGGTCAATACTCGTGGCACTAACGACCGCGACATCATTTACTTCAATTCGATCCCAACAACCGACTTGTA is part of the Desertibacillus haloalkaliphilus genome and harbors:
- a CDS encoding Ger(x)C family spore germination protein, which translates into the protein MKKRLLLLLIFIVLFVQVGCWDRIEVNDVAVVSATSIDRLESGKFIVGEQIPLPGAMGGAGSEGGGGGTTGGDPFYVDAGVGESVRRAQDDLQQRLSRSLRYGHRRVILFGKDAAKAGLGKKLDVLTRNIEGRLTTNVFMTEGQAIDVIAVNPELEQLGAEAIREIGNARYEQSIGEFLKDFQRDGMDPMLPVVDVAENNNPNPEARSEQVQIKRVGIFKEDQLEFITTEKESKGVSWMMELMHGNYVTLPVGDRNYLNIWMKDQTATIDYEIENDKPKFLVTIDTQAMILENQSDLNLEEPSVFDTVEKALKEEIEGHVNEIFTATLSRGIDTFGLGWLLRRREPNKWKEWKEHWRELLPELEIEITVESPVQATGLTSKGIGVKE
- a CDS encoding GerAB/ArcD/ProY family transporter, which encodes MKKQISNLQVAFMSANMVVALALVNIPQAFADLAMQNSWAVPVVLFVFAFIIIQLAFFGMNKLKDIQTIWDTNSWITKLIAMAFILLLAHLFIRDIRIISSFVMSTLLPLTPRFVISILIIAAVLYLAWSGLEVIARFTEVIFLVFIPVIVFIPISLINEFEFSNFEPALQLEAIPSLLQASFIGFAWVGEVVAILLIIHTVKPFKDAKRSVILGAGVGLFLLFVLILSSIAVIGAEVIRYNLYPTYRIVQHIRLTEFLDRLDLVLVALYFPTVFAKMALVLYGIKRAVALLTKKKSKFTLVPIVILLALCANLFFRNTGELFYFSTFTWATLGLLLEVIIVILFMLLVRKNRKQQGVSQQSK